In Emcibacteraceae bacterium, a single window of DNA contains:
- the alr gene encoding alanine racemase: MSVEKALKNSSALLNVDLGAIINNYETLAGQAKTAVCAAVVKANAYGLGMTDVAPAIFHNTRCTTFFVANLVEAVNLRTALPNAVIYVFNGLFSDQVETYKEYNIRPILNDLSQVLLWSGSQEPCAMHFDTGINRLGLSEHEADKFLNSRHNLYLELVISHLVRSEEKDHQTNEIQLGKFKKIVEALGDVPASLANSGGIYLGHEYHFDLVRPGIMLYGGNPGLKPLPAGLKPTFEIKARILQIRDVLPGMSVGYNATWTAEEPTRVALLNVGYADGTLKVSDRKSHVSIHGHLAPVIGKVSMDMIAVNISAPEFDKVKVSDFAEILGPNITLEMASEVSTLGQYELLTGIGHRYQRRYDKNNKLGAENL; the protein is encoded by the coding sequence ATGAGCGTGGAAAAGGCACTGAAAAATTCGTCAGCTTTGCTCAATGTTGACCTTGGTGCAATCATCAACAATTATGAAACCCTTGCCGGACAGGCCAAAACGGCAGTTTGTGCTGCTGTGGTAAAGGCAAATGCCTACGGCCTTGGCATGACAGACGTCGCACCGGCAATATTCCATAATACCAGATGCACCACTTTTTTTGTTGCCAATCTGGTTGAGGCTGTCAATTTAAGGACCGCCCTGCCCAATGCGGTTATTTATGTTTTTAATGGTCTCTTCAGCGACCAGGTAGAAACCTATAAAGAATATAATATCCGCCCGATCCTGAATGATCTGTCGCAGGTACTATTATGGTCGGGAAGCCAGGAGCCCTGCGCCATGCATTTTGACACCGGCATAAACCGGCTTGGCCTTAGTGAACATGAGGCTGATAAATTTTTAAATTCCCGCCATAATCTTTATCTTGAACTGGTTATAAGCCATCTCGTCAGATCAGAAGAAAAGGATCACCAGACCAACGAAATTCAGCTCGGGAAATTCAAGAAAATTGTTGAGGCACTTGGTGATGTGCCTGCGAGTCTGGCCAATTCCGGTGGGATTTATCTTGGGCATGAGTATCATTTTGACCTGGTTCGGCCGGGCATTATGCTTTATGGCGGCAATCCGGGGCTTAAGCCCCTTCCCGCCGGCCTTAAACCCACTTTCGAAATCAAAGCCAGGATTTTGCAGATCAGGGACGTCCTTCCCGGTATGTCGGTGGGCTATAATGCAACCTGGACAGCGGAGGAACCCACGAGAGTCGCGCTGTTGAATGTGGGTTATGCCGATGGCACATTAAAGGTAAGCGACCGTAAAAGCCATGTCAGCATTCATGGTCATCTGGCACCGGTAATCGGCAAAGTCTCAATGGATATGATTGCTGTAAATATTTCTGCCCCTGAGTTTGATAAAGTAAAGGTATCCGACTTTGCCGAAATTCTCGGGCCAAATATAACACTTGAAATGGCGAGCGAAGTGTCTACTTTAGGACAATATGAACTTTTGACCGGCATTGGCCACAGATACCAGCGGCGGTATGATAAAAACAATAAATTAGGGGCGGAAAATTTATGA
- a CDS encoding ABC transporter permease, protein MNFLAVIGRVAISFLQAAGRIGLFAVSGITHMLTPPYYPRELLRQMINIGYYSLPVVGLTTLFTGAALAVNIYEGSSRFNAESTLPTIVVIGIVRELGPTLCGLIVAGRVSASMAAELGTMRVTEQIDALVTLSTDPFKYLIAPRILATLIMMPLMLVVVADTIGVLGGYLLATSKLGFNSGNYMKSTIDFLETIDVMASLTKATVFGFFIALMGCYHGFNTRGGAQGVGISTTNAVVSACIMILLSNYVVTEMFFSS, encoded by the coding sequence ATGAATTTTTTGGCCGTTATCGGACGGGTTGCGATCTCCTTTTTACAGGCTGCCGGAAGGATTGGCTTATTTGCTGTTAGTGGCATTACCCATATGCTGACCCCACCCTATTATCCACGTGAACTTTTAAGGCAGATGATCAATATAGGCTATTATTCGCTGCCTGTTGTCGGCCTGACGACATTATTTACCGGTGCCGCCCTTGCCGTAAATATTTATGAGGGAAGCTCCCGTTTTAATGCGGAAAGCACCTTACCGACCATCGTGGTCATCGGTATCGTCCGAGAGCTGGGCCCCACCCTCTGCGGGCTGATTGTTGCGGGACGGGTCAGCGCCTCCATGGCGGCGGAGCTTGGGACCATGCGGGTTACCGAGCAGATTGATGCGCTTGTGACGCTTTCTACGGATCCTTTTAAATATCTGATTGCCCCGCGCATTCTGGCAACCCTGATCATGATGCCGCTGATGCTGGTGGTGGTTGCTGATACCATCGGTGTACTGGGTGGTTATCTTCTGGCCACTAGCAAGCTTGGTTTTAACAGTGGAAATTATATGAAATCAACCATTGATTTTCTGGAAACCATTGATGTTATGGCATCCCTCACCAAAGCCACCGTCTTTGGGTTCTTCATCGCGCTGATGGGCTGTTATCATGGCTTTAACACCCGTGGCGGGGCTCAAGGAGTTGGCATTTCAACAACAAATGCAGTCGTTTCCGCCTGCATTATGATCCTGCTTTCTAACTATGTTGTAACGGAGATGTTCTTTTCGTCATGA
- a CDS encoding ATP-binding cassette domain-containing protein has protein sequence MTNIVPKISLKGLRKTFGPKVVLDSVDLEVMPGESMVIIGGSGSGKSVTLKCILGLLIADGGSIKIDGQEMIGISNSDRKEILTKFGMLFQGGALFDSLPVWENVAFGLLAQRLYNRADAKEIAIEKLRRVGLSPDVGSLSPAELSGGMQKRVGLARAIAANPDIIFFDEPTTGLDPIMSDVINELIVECVKDVGATAVTITHDMSSVRKIADNVAMIYHGNIIWTGPKDKIDHSGSDYIDQFINGKAEGPIKMEILKG, from the coding sequence ATGACAAATATAGTTCCCAAAATAAGCCTGAAAGGCCTTCGTAAAACATTCGGTCCCAAAGTCGTACTGGACAGCGTTGATTTGGAAGTTATGCCCGGTGAAAGCATGGTAATCATCGGCGGTTCCGGTTCCGGCAAATCAGTAACCCTTAAATGTATTCTCGGCCTGCTTATTGCTGATGGCGGCAGCATTAAAATCGACGGACAGGAAATGATCGGCATATCAAATTCTGACCGCAAGGAAATCCTGACCAAATTCGGTATGCTTTTTCAGGGTGGTGCCCTGTTCGACAGTCTCCCCGTCTGGGAAAATGTGGCTTTCGGGCTTCTTGCACAGCGGCTTTATAACCGGGCAGATGCCAAGGAAATTGCCATTGAAAAATTGCGCCGTGTCGGCCTTAGCCCTGATGTCGGCAGCTTAAGCCCAGCGGAGCTTTCAGGAGGAATGCAGAAGCGTGTCGGCCTGGCCCGCGCCATTGCCGCCAACCCCGATATCATCTTTTTTGATGAACCGACCACCGGGCTCGACCCGATAATGTCCGATGTTATCAATGAACTGATCGTCGAATGCGTGAAGGACGTGGGAGCCACTGCCGTCACCATTACCCATGATATGTCGAGTGTGCGAAAAATAGCGGATAATGTGGCGATGATTTATCACGGTAATATCATCTGGACCGGCCCCAAGGATAAAATTGACCATAGTGGCAGTGACTATATTGATCAGTTTATCAACGGTAAGGCCGAAGGTCCGATTAAAATGGAAATCCTTAAAGGATAA